The genomic region AGAACGAGTCCCGCGGAAATGACGCGGCGATGTCTCGACTGGCCTCGTCATCTATGCCGCCGACCACGAGTACCTGAAAACGATGCCCCTGGGCAACGAGAAGCTGGCATGCTTCGGCAAAAAATTCGAGGCCTTTGCCTGCGTTCAGCCGGCCGACAAACCCGATGACGGGGGTACTGCCATCGAGCCCAAGCTCTTGTCTCAGCGCATCGCGACGTTCAGCATCTAGTAGGTCGGGTCGGAACCGTTCGGTGTCGACGCCATTTGAGCTTCCCCGGCCGAGTACTCTAATCTTTGCCGCGCGGGTAAGCCCTCGCTCAAGCACGGCAGAGCGCAAACTCGGGCTGACGGCGATGATGTCTGTGCTCGCCCACATGGTCAGCCGTTCGACCGCCGACAGGATCAGTCGTTTCGCGCCGCTTGTCCCTTCAAGGCGAAGCCCTCTGAGCGTATAAATCCGACGTGGCTGCCGCAGTGAAGCCGCGGCCAGCATACCGAGGAGTCCGGCTTTTGGCGTGCCAGCGGACACAACATCGGGCCTCACCTCCTGAATAAGCGAGCGCCATGCGAATAGCCCTCGGAGGTCAGCAGCAAGTGAGGGCTCACGAGCCATCTCGAGTGGATGCACGGTGATCCCGTCTAGTCCCCTGAGTGCATCCAGTTGAGACCCTGGAGAGCTGACAAGGTGAACGTCCCATCCTCTAGAAACCAGATACTGGGGAAACCCCCGCATGAGTCCCAGGGAGATATCGGCAGTGACACCAAGGAGAATGCGCTTATTTGGCGTAGTCAAACGTTTCCCTAAACCACTCAACGGTCTCTCGAACGCCCTGCTCAAGCGACACCGGCTCAATCTCAGGGAAGAACTCAGAGATGCGCTTACCATCGGATTGCGAGGCCTTAATGTCCCCAACACGGGTCTCGGTGTGCGTCGTTTCAACCGCATGGCCGAGCTGCATTTCAAGAACACCAATAAGCTCAAGCAGATTTGTGTTTGTGCCATATGCAAGGTTGATTGGGTCGTTTGAGTTCACACCTCGGGTCGCGGCATCGGCGAGAACAGCGCACACCGTACCAACGTAGGTAAAGTCCCGAGACTGAAGGCCGTCCCCGTGCACCACAAGGGGCTCGCCCTTGAACGCTGCTTCAAGAAACTTTGGAATAACGGCGGCATATGCGTGGCCCGGTGCCTGACCTGGACCAAACACGTTGAAAAACCGGAAGGCCAGGTTCCTCATCCCGTACGAATAGTTGTACGCGAGTGTGTACGCCTCGGTCGCCAGCTTGCTCACCCCATAGGGGCTCATCGGACGGGTCCAGGCAAACTCCGTTTTTGGTAGTTCGGGGTTGCTGCCATACACCGAGCTTGATGACGCAACGATCACCTGTTCCACACCTGCGGCACGAGCGGCCTCAAGCAC from Lysinibacter cavernae harbors:
- a CDS encoding NAD-dependent epimerase/dehydratase family protein, whose amino-acid sequence is MRVLITGGAGFIGSNLVAHFNRTQPETEVVVIDDLSTGYRSNLDGLTVSFYEGSILDNDLLASLCDGTDAVVHLGAIPSVPRSVAAPRPSHEANATGTLNVLEAARAAGVEQVIVASSSSVYGSNPELPKTEFAWTRPMSPYGVSKLATEAYTLAYNYSYGMRNLAFRFFNVFGPGQAPGHAYAAVIPKFLEAAFKGEPLVVHGDGLQSRDFTYVGTVCAVLADAATRGVNSNDPINLAYGTNTNLLELIGVLEMQLGHAVETTHTETRVGDIKASQSDGKRISEFFPEIEPVSLEQGVRETVEWFRETFDYAK
- a CDS encoding glycosyltransferase family 4 protein, with translation MVSASLSSSLRLSRCRLSRAFERPLSGLGKRLTTPNKRILLGVTADISLGLMRGFPQYLVSRGWDVHLVSSPGSQLDALRGLDGITVHPLEMAREPSLAADLRGLFAWRSLIQEVRPDVVSAGTPKAGLLGMLAAASLRQPRRIYTLRGLRLEGTSGAKRLILSAVERLTMWASTDIIAVSPSLRSAVLERGLTRAAKIRVLGRGSSNGVDTERFRPDLLDAERRDALRQELGLDGSTPVIGFVGRLNAGKGLEFFAEACQLLVAQGHRFQVLVVGGIDDEASRDIAASFPRDSFSPTGTGPVFTGQVSDTAPYYQVMDILCLPTLREGFPNVVLEAGASGLPVVTTNATGAVDSVVDGETGLIADVASSESLAQKLGQLLEDQAACRALGLAATHQVSKHYSNALVWSILQDSFENGTEGN